A genome region from Triticum aestivum cultivar Chinese Spring chromosome 2B, IWGSC CS RefSeq v2.1, whole genome shotgun sequence includes the following:
- the LOC123039825 gene encoding noroxomaritidine synthase 2-like has translation MLIMFISLLLVLLVPLYLYLKASSRSKNTSVLPTNWPILHMFPSFMVNVHNLHDYLTLVLIGLGHNFRAHGPPGTGMRFFITCDPANVRHIFTTNYTNFPKGAEFVTIFDIKGGTLFTVDGEDAAAQRGKLKSVLSNPRMIASTEACCRNKVENILLPLLAYMASTGTPFDVQELMSRFMFDLATMSLFGVDPGLLSLDKPPMDAVVALNTVMEVGFFRHAMPSCCWKLMRWLNIGPERKLCTAHKVLRRFLVEMMERRKMEMMERRKMEMMERKINTYHFGSDDEQDGVDIMSSYPNYVDDDLSYAKNIGYMLAARDTIGTTLTWIFYNLAQNPNIVSIIRSEIWPIASCKVASGVDAMMIFEPNEIKSLVYLRAVLYETLRLYPPAPFERKTVAADDIMPSGHEVRTGDTILISLYSLGRMEGVWGNDCLDYNPDRWLSEDGNNLRYVPSHKFLAFNSGPRICLGKEIAVMQMKTVIASVLWNFDVEVMEGQSIQPKPSCILEMKNGFIVKLKKREM, from the coding sequence ATGTTAATTATGTTCATTTCCTTGCTACTTGTGCTACTTGTTCCCCTATACTTGTATCTCAAGGCTAGCAGTAGATCTAAGAACACATCAGTGCTTCCCACAAACTGGCCAATATTGCATATGTTCCCTTCCTTCATGGTCAATGTCCACAACTTGCATGACTATCTCACCTTGGTCCTCATCGGATTAGGCCACAACTTCAGGGCGCACGGCCCACCCGGGACCGGGATGCGGTTCTTCATCACGTGCGACCCTGCTAATGTCCGGCACATCTTCACGACCAACTACACCAACTTCCCCAAGGGTGCTGAGTTCGTCACTATTTTCGACATCAAGGGTGGCACCCTCTTCACCGTCGATGGTGAAGATGCTGCCGCCCAGCGTGGGAAATTGAAGAGCGTGCTCAGCAACCCGCGGATGATTGCTAGTACGGAGGCATGTTGCCGCAACAAGGTGGAGAACATCCTTCTCCCATTGCTCGCCTACATGGCGAGCACCGGCACTCCTTTTGACGTGCAAGAACTGATGTCGAGGTTTATGTTTGACCTGGCTACTATGTCTCTCTTTGGTGTGGATCCTGGCCTCCTATCATTAGACAAACCACCCATGGACGCCGTGGTTGCTCTGAACACAGTCATGGAGGTGGGATTTTTCCGGCACGCCATGCCATCTTGTTGCTGGAAATTAATGAGGTGGCTAAACATCGGTCCCGAAAGAAAGCTCTGCACAGCGCACAAAGTGCTACGAAGGTTCCTcgtggagatgatggagaggaggaagatggagatgatggagaggaggaagatggagatgatggagaggaagaTCAACACATATCATTTTGGTAGTGACGACGAACAAGATGGTGTGGATATTATGTCTTCCTACCCAAACTACGTTGACGATGACTTGTCCTATGCCAAGAACATTGGCTACATGCTCGCTGCAAGGGACACAATTGGAACAACCCTGACATGGATTTTTTACAACCTTGCCCAGAACCCAAACATTGTGTCAATCATCCGGAGTGAAATCTGGCCCATTGCATCATGCAAAGTAGCATCCGGTGTGGATGCCATGATGATCTTCGAGCCGAACGAAATCAAATCTCTAGTCTATCTGAGAGCCGTCTTGTACGAGACTCTTAGGTTGTACCCGCCGGCACCTTTCGAGCGCAAGACGGTGGCCGCCGATGATATTATGCCGAGTGGCCATGAGGTGCGCACCGGTGACACCATCCTTATTTCTCTCTACTCACTGGGAAGAATGGAGGGCGTGTGGGGTAATGACTGTCTCGACTATAACCCAGATAGGTGGCTCTCGGAAGATGGCAACAATCTGAGGTACGTACCATCTCACAAGTTCTTGGCCTTCAACTCGGGCCCTAGGATATGCCTTGGGAAGGAAATTGCGGTTATGCAGATGAAGACCGTCATCGCCTCAGTGTTGTGGAACTTTGATGTGGAGGTGATGGAAGGGCAAAGCATCCAGCCCAAGCCATCTTGTATACTGGAGATGAAAAATGGGTTCATAGTTAAGCTAAAGAAGCGAGAGATGTAA